caaacaaaagtattagtattgcaaacaaaataattaatattgaaagcaaatcgtcaactaaaatgtattgagGTCAACAATATGTATATTGCAAATACAATAGTTTGAAAGGcgaaaacaaataatttgttcaTTGGAAATATTTTGTCTTGATAACGCGATTGGGTTAAAACAATTGTCTTCGGCTAAAGCTTTTTTCTATCTTTGGTAATGTTACCCTGGATTTAGCTCTCAATGTTGCGAGTTTTTGACACAAATTTCACGGTGGGCGGGTTTAAGAGAGGAAATGCATCTCCATTGGTCAACCAGCCCAACAGGAACAGCTCCAGTTCATTTACACTTAAGGATTGTTACATTAGCCTGTTACAAGTAGACATGCTATTGTGCGTGGAACTTAATTTAGGTTTCTGCGAGTAAAACATATACACCCAATCGTGCTTTCTGATACAGATTGCTCgtcgtttatttgttactctatgCATACTATGAAGTTGCTTTAGCAAATTCCATATATAAGACGTGTCGATTGTATTCACCAAACAATAATCTCGtgcacctacagtggatataaaaaaatctacacacactgttaaaataccaggttcttgtgatgtaaaagaatgagacaaagacgaatcatgtcagaactttttccacctttaatgtgacctataacgtgaacaattcaattaaaaaacaacctgcaatctttgagggggaaaaaaataaaaaattagtgtgcacacccttaaactaatactttgttgaagcaccttttgattttattacagcactcaatctttttgggtaggagtctattagcatagcACAGCTTGgcgtggcaatatttgtccactcttctttgcaaaagtgctccaaatctgtcagattgcgaggacatctcctgtgcacagccatcttcagatcaccccacagatgttcaattgaattcaggtctgggctctggctgggccattccaaaagtTTAatcttttgtggatttggatgtgcgctttgggtcattgtcgtgctgaaattgcttggtatttggagctgttcataattcccccAACCCTGACTAAggtcccggttccagctgaagaaaaacagccccaaagcatgaagctgccaccaccatgcttcactgtgggtctggtgttctttgggtaatgtgcagtgttgtttttgtgccaaacataccttttggaattatggccaaaaaggtcaaccttggtttcatcagaccataacacattttcccacgtgcttttgggagacttaatgtttgtttttgcaaacttcagctgggcttggatgtttttctttgtaagaaaaggcttccgtcttgccaccctaacccatagcccattcatatgaagaatacgcgagattgttgtcacataaagcacacagccattacttgccagaaattcctgcagttcctttaatgttgctgtaggcctcttgaaagcctccctgaccagttttcttctcgtattttcatcaattttggagggtcgtccagttcttggtaatgtctctgttgtgccatattttctccacttgatgatgactgtcttcactgggttccatggtatatctaatgctttggaaaatcttttgtacccttctcctgactgatatatttcaacaaagagatccctctgatgctttggaagctctttgtggaccatggcttttgctctgagatgcaactaagaaaatgtcatgaaaatcttacaagaacagctgaactttatttgtgattaatcagtcactttaaatgatggcaggtgtgtaatgacttctatttaacatgagttagaatgtgattggtcaattctgaacacagccaaatcccctgttataagagggtgtgcacacttatacaactAGGTTATTgcacgttttttatttttcatttttcccccttgaagatttcagtttgtttttcaattgaactgttcacattataggtcacattaaaaggggaTAATGTTGCATTCACACCCACAAGGTTATTCCTACAGTATACCTGGAGATCTATGATTGAGACTTTCCTACAAGTAACACAGTTCTTGTGTTCAAGAAAAAGGCTACAAAGTGTTCAAATAGGCTTCCGTGATAATAGTTTCCAACCCTTATGTATTTAACCAGGGAAAGTGTACAAGTACAGTTTgttttggaaataaaaaaataaaaaaaacgctgccaaaaattacatttcatatgcattgagttacattatggtcaatggggtgggcggagtaaaacaccagcaacaaatgcaaatacagagtcccccttgatttctttgcatataatcattctatagagtctcctgaacatttcctacaatgcattcactgcggcgtatagaacagttttttttttataggccaatatatatttcatatgcattgagttacattatggccaatggggtggccggagtaaaacaccagcaacaattgcaaatacagagtgccccttgatttctttgcatataatcattctatagagtctcctgaacatttcctacaatacattcactgcggcgtatagaacagttttttttctatagggcaatatatatttcatatccattgagttacattgtggccaataggatctaggatgggtggagtaaaatgccagcaacaattgcaaatactgccctttgatttctttgcatataattattctacccactctcctgaacatttcctcgagtacatttttacaatatacactaagcaaagtgtcaaaatcgatccatttaatattattaaaatcgcgttttaacgcggacttctattttgaaggcaaaatccgaaaaccggaagtcttattgttgctacggaatctctaatgttgccagcatgacgctaatcctGGGGAAGGTATCACTGCAACTTCAtaatgagttgccgtgatgaaatttacgctagttggaacagcctgtgatttaaattgtttactcGGATTTTCGGTGTGACTTTGAATCTAGCCTTCAATCGGTTGATTTTGGtgtccattgaccgttgttacgtcattttgttctcaacgaattacacaatgtacagtaataaTTTAGATCTTTAacatatttccttcatcgagacccggtGTTTGACTTAAGTGTTCTCTGAATGTTATTGAGCagtgtaataaaaaaacacaagtgaCTTTACTtacacacccacaaaacaatACATAGAGTATCATAGATGCTGGCAGTAGCCAAAGTCCCAGCGCCTAATCGAGTGTCAGAAGCCACCATACGGGAAATGACTAGGGATACGTTATCTATCTTACTTTATGATACAAGAAATGGCTGAAAAAGGTGCAGAAGGAGTCAGAGAGGTCGCTTCCATTGATAAACTTAGTGCGGCGCAGAAACAACTCCGGAAAAGACAAGATCTCGATTATTGGAAAAACAACATGCAAAAAATACGCAGTCGCAACCGCATAACTGGACTACTTATCGGGGCGTTTGTAATCGGCATGTGTATCCTTCTACTCGGGTTTCATAACCAGCTAACTGCTAACGTTAGCATATAACCCTTCTGTGATGTAACCATGTGTTAAATAATTTCGCCAAAtttgcaaaaaagaaacaaattgaACTAAACATTTACCGTTTTGTCAAAATAGATTATATGGAGTACTATAGATATTAGAACGTGGAGAACATTCAGGTAGCTAGCCTGTGTAGCTTCCCATGTATACTGCTGCTAGCTTCTTTCTGGCGAAACGTTTTCTAACTGAACTCCTTTTCCATGGACCGTTTTAATTATGAAACGTTGCGCCTGATAAATACGGGTATGTCCCACCCTGAATATACTCCAGAAAGCGACTATCGGTcgcaaaatgtacatgtaggttactttttaaatgtaatccgttacagttacaagtcacctgtccacattttttatcagtaatgtaactttttgattactcaaactcagtaacgtaatctgattacttttagattactttcatattaagagacattggaaaacaaataggaatagcctataaccaattgaacaccttctgcgggatcaatcaatgttagagtttacatagctggctaAAAACAGAATATGGCATTTTACCTTAAGGGGTGTGTAAGCTActgtgcctttggaaagggtttctaaaccaaaAATATTCTAAACCAATATGATTGGTCTACATCTGTACATTACACCCTAAAgatctgtcagatattcagtcattccgaTTAATCCAATTAACcttttttatctgaacataaccaaaAATCTAgtttaagcctgttctgttatattttattcatgtttttaattgcttcaaaacattgttgaaaaataaatggcaattactcaaatggtattgacattgttgtatacaaaaattaagatatccgtagctttttgcgcataaactaaatctgcagtagtctgatgatttgctccacaaccaacattgtcaaaatgttgcagtaagccccggcacgcgaatgcacgtttgcaatcctgaacacccgcatagaaataagatttacctgcGCGAAAGTAACCAGCGATTATTATGGctaccagtgatggattttcaaaagacaaatgaaagaaataaacggtgattataaacctgcactcttagcttaaagtaaatgacgtcagcagccaacaataaccaatgaacacaatttttaGAGATGCAaacagaatcacatggcctacctgtatggacggagttgatgtggccgcatcaaatgcaaataatcatcctttggcagagtgcttcccaacacaccttttctctataatgtttttttctggaaGACAGCGcaatgttacagctatctaacaaagagttacctaatctattaaacaattcctgtgaATGTTCTTCgactcgtcctggctgtgttgttcggtgcatttgacaaataaaccttgaaaaagatataacaccaggtaggcctatcattgttctgagaattatgcgttgtgtagataactaaataacattttatatgactctgctaatattatcgaaaatatactctgtttttaccagccatccaactcAACCAAAACCTGAGAAATTTAAACTAGCTcatcactaaactggttatgcgcgtccacCTTTGCGCTCATGATTATCACACACATAACTGAGGCgtgcaattcatattttggttcaaataaccaTGTTTTATAACATTatataataaactcaaacatacaacgtgtcataattatttcacgcacctattatttttcatttgaaggaatccaaatgtaatcataatTTCTTTCagaagtatctgtaatccgaatccaatatttttgttggtaacgtaactaattacagttactgttttcttgtaat
This is a stretch of genomic DNA from Esox lucius isolate fEsoLuc1 chromosome 11, fEsoLuc1.pri, whole genome shotgun sequence. It encodes these proteins:
- the LOC105013414 gene encoding cytochrome c oxidase assembly factor 3 homolog, mitochondrial → MIQEMAEKGAEGVREVASIDKLSAAQKQLRKRQDLDYWKNNMQKIRSRNRITGLLIGAFVIGMFSYTILSVKQERVMEDIDNEARITYIKGPRTGTNS